A region of Pseudomonadota bacterium DNA encodes the following proteins:
- a CDS encoding alpha/beta hydrolase has product MTPVFIHGLESSSRGTKGTWFKERFPGMLICDFIGSFEERMVQLKCFLAGRANLVLVGSSFGGLMASVYAIEYGSEVARVVLLAPALNFPEFDRFRSGSTSVPTHLYIGDRDAICPADLVIPAAQEVFTDLVVNRVDDDHLLHATFRRIDWNSMLR; this is encoded by the coding sequence ATGACCCCGGTCTTTATTCACGGACTGGAAAGCAGCAGCCGGGGCACAAAAGGGACATGGTTCAAGGAAAGGTTTCCGGGCATGCTGATCTGCGATTTTATTGGATCGTTCGAAGAACGGATGGTGCAACTCAAATGCTTTCTGGCGGGCAGGGCCAATCTGGTGCTGGTCGGCTCAAGTTTCGGGGGGTTGATGGCGTCTGTTTATGCCATCGAATATGGATCGGAGGTGGCAAGAGTTGTTCTGCTGGCGCCAGCCCTTAATTTCCCTGAATTTGATCGCTTCCGGTCAGGATCAACTTCTGTTCCGACCCATCTTTATATCGGGGACAGGGATGCCATTTGTCCAGCCGATCTTGTTATTCCGGCAGCCCAAGAAGTTTTCACCGATCTCGTTGTGAATCGTGTTGATGACGATCACCTTCTCCATGCTACTTTTCGTCGGATCGATTGGAATTCCATGCTCAGATAG
- a CDS encoding DUF1847 domain-containing protein, with protein sequence MDCAQCRQKPRNRCNSQGFDCTGGKLDLSGYEGEENRDFQNVSDLLRKIHGNSLCRLEEIAMFAKEAGYEKLGLAFCVSLREEAALVAAYLKKSFKVESAICKIAGIDKDQYGMIRMKEEGLEVACNPIGQAGIMNRAGTDLNIQLGLCIGHDILFQKYSDAPVTVLAVKDRVLANNPLGALYGSFWRKKLGITPDGKSQK encoded by the coding sequence ATGGATTGTGCACAATGTCGACAGAAACCACGGAACAGATGCAATTCCCAGGGGTTCGATTGTACCGGAGGAAAACTTGATCTTTCCGGGTACGAGGGTGAGGAAAACCGCGATTTTCAGAATGTCAGCGACCTGTTGCGGAAGATCCATGGGAATTCATTGTGCAGGCTGGAAGAGATTGCCATGTTTGCCAAAGAGGCCGGCTATGAAAAGCTTGGTCTCGCTTTCTGTGTGAGTCTCAGGGAAGAGGCGGCGCTGGTAGCTGCGTACCTGAAAAAATCATTCAAAGTTGAGTCCGCAATCTGCAAGATTGCCGGGATCGATAAAGATCAATACGGGATGATCAGGATGAAGGAAGAGGGGCTCGAAGTCGCCTGCAATCCCATCGGTCAGGCCGGGATCATGAACCGGGCGGGGACCGACCTCAACATCCAGCTGGGGTTGTGTATCGGGCATGATATCCTCTTTCAGAAATATTCCGATGCTCCGGTGACCGTTCTTGCGGTCAAAGACCGGGTTCTCGCCAACAATCCGTTGGGCGCGCTTTACGGGAGTTTCTGGCGAAAGAAACTCGGGATCACCCCCGACGGGAAATCGCAGAAATGA
- a CDS encoding C-GCAxxG-C-C family protein — MSETEKQLKQEDVLDSKGQIRRRILAGTGAVAAGAAIAHFGGMLNLAEAKSGEAKSWPWPYEKLDPAKTAEIAYNEWYRVFCGAAVINSVFQQLAEKVGEPYKSFPNDAFVFLEGGQVGWGTICGSPAGANIVANLIIGPRIAGSPAAHHISGDIMDWYSSTPLPTFKPVKARLDKEVPVTTSESPLCHISVGKWMKATDNALGSPERKDRCARVAASTAYRLVEFLNEWKAGEYDSKSDFSCAKENGITGQFNCMECHGDNVPEAPKMKKS; from the coding sequence ATGAGCGAGACCGAGAAACAATTGAAACAGGAAGATGTTCTGGACAGCAAGGGTCAGATCAGACGGCGAATTCTGGCAGGAACCGGTGCGGTTGCAGCAGGGGCCGCCATCGCCCATTTCGGCGGAATGCTGAATCTGGCCGAAGCGAAGAGCGGCGAAGCCAAAAGCTGGCCCTGGCCCTATGAAAAACTTGATCCGGCCAAAACCGCCGAGATCGCCTACAACGAATGGTACCGGGTTTTCTGCGGGGCCGCGGTGATCAACAGCGTCTTTCAGCAGCTTGCCGAGAAAGTAGGTGAACCCTATAAATCATTCCCGAACGACGCCTTTGTTTTCCTTGAGGGCGGACAGGTCGGCTGGGGGACCATCTGCGGATCTCCTGCCGGTGCCAATATCGTGGCGAATCTGATCATCGGCCCGCGGATTGCCGGTTCACCTGCGGCCCATCACATCTCCGGTGATATCATGGACTGGTACTCGTCAACCCCTCTGCCTACCTTCAAGCCGGTAAAGGCCCGGTTGGACAAGGAGGTCCCGGTCACGACCAGTGAATCTCCGCTCTGCCATATCTCCGTCGGCAAGTGGATGAAAGCGACCGACAACGCCCTGGGAAGCCCGGAAAGAAAAGACCGCTGCGCCCGGGTTGCCGCCAGCACCGCCTACCGGCTGGTGGAATTTCTGAATGAATGGAAAGCCGGCGAGTATGATTCCAAGAGCGATTTCTCCTGCGCCAAGGAAAACGGGATCACCGGCCAGTTCAACTGCATGGAGTGCCACGGCGACAACGTCCCGGAAGCGCCCAAGATGAAAAAGTCGTAA
- a CDS encoding ankyrin, giving the protein MKNERNRICPTCQGKKYLEGNCECNMEWRGNQKGDDWEDCRCTPKLECSACSGTGYLKTGPTR; this is encoded by the coding sequence ATGAAAAATGAAAGAAACAGAATATGCCCTACCTGTCAGGGCAAAAAATATCTCGAAGGAAACTGCGAATGCAACATGGAATGGCGTGGCAATCAGAAAGGTGATGACTGGGAGGATTGCCGGTGCACTCCGAAACTGGAATGCAGCGCCTGCTCAGGCACCGGATATCTGAAAACGGGTCCCACCCGGTAA